Genomic DNA from Carnobacterium divergens DSM 20623:
CATTTTTTAACAGGCTGTTCAAATAGGTTGTTAACGTTTTGTGGTACTTCGTCACGTCCTCGCCTAAGAAATGGCTCACCCGCTTGCCTTCGATAAAATAGCAATCTACTGGCCAATGAAGAATTTCACCAGCATCATTTGTATACCAATCCTGTGTACCGCAAGCTGTAAAAACAGGATGCTCCACTGAGAAAACAAAGGTTCCATCAGGTTTTAACGTGTGATTGATTTTTTTACAAATCGCATCAAAATCTGCTAAATAATGAAAAGCGAGTGAGCTAATCACACAATCAAAAGCCGCTTTTGGATAATCGTAATCTTCAATTGCTTGATGGAGATAATGAATTTTAGGAGAATCGGTTTTCTTTTTAGCCTCTGCTAACATGTTTTCAGATAAATCAACTCCTATCACATCGCTAGCGCCATGTTCCACAGCATAAATACAATGCCAGCCAAAGCCACAGCCTAAATCAAGAACACGTTTGTCTTTGAAATCAGGCAGCATTTTTTCTAATTCATGCCATTCCCCAGCGCCAGCTAACCCCTCTTTTGAACGGTTCATTTGACGATACTGTTGGAAAAAAGCGGCTTGATCGTATTTGTTTTCTTTCATTTTTATTCCTCTTTTCTTCATAAAAATAAATTTCTTTCAATAAGTGTATCAAATAATAATTTAAAGTAAAAAGAAAAGACGATACCGAAACGAAAAATCCACTTTAGTTCTCAAAAGAAGTTAAAATCTTACGAATACTCGATTCAGATAAAAAGAATTGCTTTGCCAGCTTTTTGATAGAAGTCCCAGCTAGAAAAGCAGTGTAAATCTGCTGATTTCTCTTCATTAACAAGGACTTACTTCCAGTTTTAGCCCCCCAAGGTTGACGTTTATTTTTAACTGGAATATAAAGATAATCACCTGTAATATACTGTTGAATCTCATTAATAAGTTCTTTTGGCAACACTTTTGTTGCATTGATATAGTTCATCGTTTGCTCCTTTAAATTGAAATTTAGGAAGCAAAGTCAACGACTTAATTTTTAAAGCTACACAAAGTAATTGACTTCGCATAGCCAACAGCTCTTCGTTTATTCATACTCAAGCTTAAAATGCTCATACTTTCCAACTCCTATCCATTTGTACATATCGGAAACTACCTCAAGAATAAGCTAATAAATCCCATTTGTCTAGGAATCATTTTTTAAATAACACATGAAGAATATTCTAAATCAAAAGACTTGTGCTATAATAAATGTAAACCGTTACATAACCGGTTCCATTAATGGAGGTTAAACTAAAAAATGAAGATGACAATTAAAGATGTTGCTCGTTTAGCAGGTGTTTCGATTACAACGGTATCACAAATTTTAAATAAAAAAGGCGATCGCTTTAGCCCAGAAACACGTCAAAAAGTCTTGGCGGTTGTGAAGGAGCTTGATTACAAAGCAGATTATTTTGCCCAGAATATGGTGAGCAAGCAAACAAAGACCATTGGGATGGTAGTTCCAGATATCACCGATCTCTTTTTTTCAAAAGTCATTGAAGGGGTAGAAAAACATTTAAATGAACTTGGTTTTATGATTATTCTGTGTAATTCCAATCACAGCTCTGAAAAAGAAAATCTTTATATAGAAGAGTTACTCCATCGATCAGTCGAAGGCATCATTCTAGCAAGTCCAAATCCCATTCATTTGCCAAAGTTAAAAAACGAAGACGGCAGCAATAAAATCCCTCATATTCTAATTGACCGCGGTATTAATAAACGTGACGAGGGGCAATTGATTACGAATGAATTTCAAGGAGCCTACGAGGCTGTTGAACATTTAGTGAACTTAGGTCATCGTGAAATCGGAATGTTAAGCAATGAAACCAGTTTTTATG
This window encodes:
- a CDS encoding class I SAM-dependent methyltransferase — protein: MKENKYDQAAFFQQYRQMNRSKEGLAGAGEWHELEKMLPDFKDKRVLDLGCGFGWHCIYAVEHGASDVIGVDLSENMLAEAKKKTDSPKIHYLHQAIEDYDYPKAAFDCVISSLAFHYLADFDAICKKINHTLKPDGTFVFSVEHPVFTACGTQDWYTNDAGEILHWPVDCYFIEGKRVSHFLGEDVTKYHKTLTTYLNSLLKNGFDITSIVEPEPAPELLATIPEMQDELRRPMMLLVSARKK
- a CDS encoding CD3324 family protein; amino-acid sequence: MNYINATKVLPKELINEIQQYITGDYLYIPVKNKRQPWGAKTGSKSLLMKRNQQIYTAFLAGTSIKKLAKQFFLSESSIRKILTSFEN
- a CDS encoding LacI family DNA-binding transcriptional regulator, yielding MKMTIKDVARLAGVSITTVSQILNKKGDRFSPETRQKVLAVVKELDYKADYFAQNMVSKQTKTIGMVVPDITDLFFSKVIEGVEKHLNELGFMIILCNSNHSSEKENLYIEELLHRSVEGIILASPNPIHLPKLKNEDGSNKIPHILIDRGINKRDEGQLITNEFQGAYEAVEHLVNLGHREIGMLSNETSFYEITDRFYGYKKCLEDYQIPFQEEWIVSKNLTIKGGYEGAQQLLQQNITALFCGNDQMAIGAYRAINEAGKQIPKDISVIGYDGLEITDYLVPSLTTVAQPIFEIGYFAAKFLIDHINNPKEKVPNKYFDTQLVLKNSTKKLDSF